The genome window GCATTGAAAACCGATGCGGTAACCGCCTATAATGTCGCTTGGTTTTTCATCGAATCGCCAAAGGAGCGGAACGTGCCCCTGCACCGCCTCTTCGATTCCGGCCTCCCGGGCCAGGTGAGCCGCGCGATCGGGATCGCCGCGGATCTGCCGATCCCGCAGCGGGTTCTCGGGCCGCTCATCGGGGCGTACTCGCTCGCGGTCGGAGTCGATAGGAGCGACGTCGACGTGCCGCCGGGCGGTTTCCCGACCTTCGGCGACTTCTTCGCGCGGCGGCTCAAGGCGGGCGCGCGCCCCGTCTCGAACCGAGCGGACGCGTTCGCGGCGCCGTGCGATGGCGCGATCGCGGCGAGCGGCGAGGCGGACGGCGGCGGCTCCACGGTGTTTCGGATCAAGGGGAGCGACTACGGCGCGGACGAGCTGCTCGGCGGCTCGGGCGAGGGGGCTCGGTTCGCCGGGGGCGGCTACCTCGTCGTCTACCTGCACCCGCGAGACTACCACCGCGTCCACGCGCCGTGCCGCGGGGCGCTCACGCGGGTGCGGCACGTGCCCGGCCGGCGGTTCCCCGTCGCCCCGTGGTCGGAGAAGCGCGTCCCCCTCCTGTACCAGAAGAACGAGCGCGCGATCTTCTTCTTCGATCTCGATCCCCGAGGGGCGCTCGCTTTGGTCATGGTGGCGGCGATGGGCGTCGGCAACATCGCGTCCCCTCACGCGCCGCCGCCGGCGCCGTGTGGAGAGACGACGCGCGCGCTGTCCCCGGCGCTCGAGCTCGCGGCGGGGGACGAGGTCGGCGCGTTCCGGCTCGGTTCGACGGTGGTTCTCTTGTGGTCGGCGGGCGCGGTGAACC of Pseudomonadota bacterium contains these proteins:
- the asd gene encoding archaetidylserine decarboxylase (Phosphatidylserine decarboxylase is synthesized as a single chain precursor. Generation of the pyruvoyl active site from a Ser is coupled to cleavage of a Gly-Ser bond between the larger (beta) and smaller (alpha chains). It is an integral membrane protein.), translating into MPLHRLFDSGLPGQVSRAIGIAADLPIPQRVLGPLIGAYSLAVGVDRSDVDVPPGGFPTFGDFFARRLKAGARPVSNRADAFAAPCDGAIAASGEADGGGSTVFRIKGSDYGADELLGGSGEGARFAGGGYLVVYLHPRDYHRVHAPCRGALTRVRHVPGRRFPVAPWSEKRVPLLYQKNERAIFFFDLDPRGALALVMVAAMGVGNIASPHAPPPAPCGETTRALSPALELAAGDEVGAFRLGSTVVLLWSAGAVNLGAQLSVGQRVLQGQELGAVGTIGS